A single region of the Streptomyces vilmorinianum genome encodes:
- a CDS encoding serine hydrolase — MTAAPHAVRTRITAAFTDAGVTGQLHATDIDTDAAIGVGSDVTVPTASVHKLCLIATLYREASLGRLDLRRPVDIPAEGRSPGATGLAVMRDAARLSLRDLATLTVAVSDNTAADLLWDAVGLDTVNRCMTDLGLTRTVAVQTMRELYATMREDAAGSPAALTDPAVVARLRALDPALTNRSTPRETARLLAAIWRDEVCAGERAAQYGQELREVLGLQAWSHRLAAGFPFDDVRVSGKTGSLPTLRHEAGVVEYPDGGRYAVAVFTRAAATTVTLPAADAVIGRAARIAVDALRAAAA, encoded by the coding sequence GTGACCGCCGCGCCCCACGCCGTCCGTACGCGTATCACCGCGGCCTTCACCGACGCGGGCGTCACCGGACAGCTGCACGCCACCGACATCGACACCGATGCCGCCATCGGCGTCGGCTCCGACGTGACCGTGCCCACCGCAAGCGTCCACAAGCTGTGCCTGATCGCCACCCTCTACCGGGAGGCCTCGCTCGGCCGGCTCGACCTGCGCCGACCCGTCGACATCCCCGCCGAAGGCCGCTCGCCCGGCGCCACCGGCCTCGCCGTGATGCGCGACGCCGCACGCCTCTCGCTGCGCGACCTCGCCACCCTCACCGTCGCCGTCAGCGACAACACGGCCGCCGACCTGCTCTGGGACGCCGTCGGCCTGGACACCGTCAACCGCTGCATGACCGATCTCGGCCTCACCCGTACCGTCGCCGTCCAGACCATGCGCGAGCTGTACGCCACGATGCGCGAGGACGCGGCCGGCTCACCGGCCGCCCTCACCGACCCCGCCGTCGTCGCCCGCCTGCGCGCCCTCGACCCGGCCCTCACCAACCGCTCCACCCCCCGGGAGACCGCCCGCCTGCTCGCCGCGATCTGGCGCGACGAGGTGTGCGCGGGGGAACGGGCCGCGCAGTACGGGCAGGAGCTGCGCGAGGTCCTCGGGCTCCAGGCCTGGAGCCACCGCCTCGCCGCCGGATTCCCCTTCGACGACGTCCGCGTCAGCGGCAAGACCGGCTCGCTGCCCACGCTGCGCCACGAGGCCGGAGTCGTCGAGTACCCCGACGGCGGCCGGTACGCCGTGGCCGTCTTCACCCGGGCCGCCGCGACGACGGTCACGCTCCCGGCGGCGGACGCCGTGATCGGCCGGGCGGCACGGATCGCGGTGGACGCGCTGCGGGCGGCGGCGGCCTGA
- a CDS encoding ribose-phosphate diphosphokinase, with the protein MTGIKTTGEKKLMLFSGRAHPELAEEVAHQLGVGLVPTKAFDFANGEIYVRFQESARGADCFLIQSHTAPINKWIMEQLIMIDALKRASARSITVIIPSYGYARQDKKHRGREPISARLVADLLKTAGADRILTVDLHTDQIQGFFDGPVDHLSALPVLADYVGGKVDREKLTIVSPDAGRVRVADRWCDRLDAPLAIVHKRRDKDVANQVTVHEVVGDVKGRVCVLVDDMVDTGGTICAAADALFAHGAEDVIVTATHGILSGPAADRLKNSKVSEFVFTDTLPVPGSLDLDKITVLSIAPTIARAVREVFEDGSVTSLFEEQ; encoded by the coding sequence GTGACCGGGATCAAGACGACCGGCGAGAAGAAGCTGATGCTCTTCTCCGGCCGCGCCCACCCCGAGCTGGCCGAGGAGGTCGCGCACCAGCTGGGTGTCGGTCTCGTGCCGACCAAGGCTTTCGACTTCGCCAACGGTGAGATCTACGTCCGCTTCCAGGAGTCGGCGCGTGGCGCGGACTGCTTCCTGATCCAGAGCCACACGGCTCCGATCAACAAGTGGATCATGGAGCAGCTGATCATGATCGATGCTCTGAAGCGGGCCTCCGCTCGGAGCATCACCGTGATCATCCCGTCGTACGGCTACGCCCGTCAGGACAAGAAGCACCGCGGTCGTGAGCCGATCTCGGCCCGTCTGGTCGCGGACCTGCTGAAGACCGCGGGTGCCGACCGCATCCTCACGGTCGACCTGCACACGGACCAGATCCAGGGCTTCTTCGACGGTCCGGTGGACCACCTGTCCGCGCTGCCGGTGCTCGCCGACTACGTGGGTGGCAAGGTCGACCGCGAGAAGCTGACGATCGTCTCCCCGGACGCCGGTCGTGTGCGTGTCGCCGACCGCTGGTGCGACCGTCTGGACGCGCCGCTGGCGATCGTGCACAAGCGCCGTGACAAGGACGTCGCCAACCAGGTGACCGTCCACGAGGTCGTCGGTGACGTCAAGGGCCGCGTCTGTGTCCTGGTCGACGACATGGTCGACACCGGTGGCACGATCTGCGCCGCCGCCGACGCGCTCTTCGCGCACGGTGCCGAGGACGTCATCGTGACGGCCACGCACGGCATCCTGTCGGGCCCGGCCGCGGACCGTCTGAAGAACTCCAAGGTGAGCGAGTTCGTGTTCACGGACACGCTCCCGGTGCCGGGTTCCCTGGACCTCGACAAGATCACGGTCCTGTCGATCGCTCCGACGATCGCCCGCGCGGTGCGCGAGGTGTTCGAGGACGGCTCGGTGACGAGCCTCTTCGAGGAGCAGTAG
- the glmU gene encoding bifunctional UDP-N-acetylglucosamine diphosphorylase/glucosamine-1-phosphate N-acetyltransferase GlmU encodes MSANRPAAVVVLAAGEGTRMKSKTPKVLHEIAGRSLVGHVVSAARELEPEQLVVIVGHAREQVTAHLDAHYAGTRTAVQHEQNGTGHAVRMGLEELGQAPDGTVVVVCGDTPLLSGETLKALAATHAADGNAVTVLTAEVPDSTGYGRIVRDAATGAVTAIVEHKDATDEQWAIREINSGVFAFDGRLLADALGKVRTDNSQGEEYLTDVLSILREAGHRVGASVAGDHREILGINNRIQLAEARTLLNQRLLERAMTAGVTVVDPSSVLVDVTVTFEPDAVIHPGTQLLGATHIGEDAEVGPNTRLKDTTVGKGARVDNTVADSAVIGESASVGPFAYLRPGTNLGLKAKAGTYVEMKNATIGEGTKVPHLSYVGDATIGEYTNIGAASVFVNYDGEAKHHTTIGSHCRTGSDNMFVAPITIGDGAYTAAGSVITKDVPAGSLAVARGQQRNIEGWVARKRPGSAAAQAAQAVTEGPAGES; translated from the coding sequence GTGAGCGCCAACCGCCCGGCCGCCGTCGTCGTCCTCGCAGCGGGTGAGGGCACCCGCATGAAGTCGAAGACCCCCAAGGTCCTGCACGAAATCGCCGGACGCTCCCTCGTCGGGCACGTCGTGTCCGCCGCGCGCGAGCTGGAGCCCGAGCAGCTCGTCGTGATCGTCGGGCACGCCCGTGAGCAGGTCACCGCGCATCTGGACGCGCACTACGCCGGCACCCGTACCGCCGTGCAGCACGAGCAGAACGGCACCGGTCACGCGGTCCGCATGGGGCTCGAGGAGCTCGGTCAGGCGCCCGACGGCACGGTCGTCGTCGTCTGTGGCGACACGCCCCTGCTCTCCGGGGAGACCCTCAAGGCCCTGGCCGCCACCCACGCGGCCGACGGCAACGCCGTCACCGTGCTGACCGCCGAGGTCCCGGACTCCACCGGCTACGGGCGGATCGTGCGCGACGCCGCCACCGGCGCCGTCACCGCGATCGTCGAGCACAAGGACGCGACGGACGAGCAGTGGGCGATCCGGGAGATCAACTCCGGCGTCTTCGCCTTCGACGGCCGGCTGCTCGCCGACGCGCTCGGCAAGGTGCGCACGGACAACAGCCAGGGCGAGGAGTACCTCACCGACGTGCTGTCCATCCTGCGCGAGGCCGGTCACCGGGTCGGCGCATCGGTCGCCGGCGACCACCGCGAGATCCTCGGGATCAACAACCGGATCCAGCTCGCCGAGGCCCGCACCCTGCTCAACCAGCGTCTGCTCGAGCGGGCCATGACGGCCGGTGTCACGGTCGTCGACCCGTCCTCCGTCCTCGTCGACGTCACGGTGACCTTCGAGCCGGACGCCGTCATCCACCCCGGTACGCAGCTGCTCGGCGCCACCCACATCGGCGAGGACGCCGAGGTCGGCCCGAACACGCGCCTGAAGGACACCACGGTCGGCAAGGGCGCCCGGGTGGACAACACGGTCGCCGACTCCGCCGTGATCGGCGAGAGCGCCTCCGTGGGGCCGTTCGCGTACCTCCGTCCGGGCACGAACCTCGGTCTGAAGGCCAAGGCGGGCACGTACGTGGAGATGAAGAACGCGACCATCGGCGAGGGCACGAAGGTCCCGCACCTCTCCTACGTGGGCGACGCCACGATCGGCGAGTACACGAACATCGGCGCCGCGAGCGTCTTCGTGAACTACGACGGCGAGGCCAAGCACCACACCACGATCGGGTCGCACTGCCGGACCGGGTCGGACAACATGTTTGTGGCACCCATCACCATCGGGGACGGTGCGTACACCGCCGCCGGGTCCGTCATCACCAAGGACGTACCGGCCGGTTCGCTCGCCGTCGCCCGGGGCCAGCAGCGGAATATCGAGGGTTGGGTGGCCCGGAAGCGGCCCGGAAGCGCTGCCGCGCAGGCCGCTCAGGCGGTCACGGAGGGGCCCGCCGGGGAAAGCTGA
- a CDS encoding penicillin-binding transpeptidase domain-containing protein, which translates to MTTHRVRRRRRWPAVAVTGALVAGAAGWAVMYGPFTKGGDAPAVADPEAVRTAQTFLRSWAAGDLAGAARLTDSPAKAELTLRNFTAGLEIAKPVLTAGAARAEGESGATVPYTAKMPVAGLGTWSYGSELGVSRTDAGWRVRWELPLIHPQLTDKQKFKLVEEESAELAAVDRDGKAISASAHPSLAAVLGLGGGKPRGEVQVVDRITGEVRSTAVRFGPAAGEGGGPLRTTIDARAQRAAEKALARHTEGRNAGLVALRIDSGEVVAVANGPAGGFNRAFQGTYAPGSTWKVLTSAALLEKGAVTPSTVVDCPKYLTVGKQFHNVETSEIKGATFREDFIHSCNTAFVALRGKLGNGEVTAFAKEFFGIGGPEWKTGVGSVDAKVPVPQDETEKAAALFGQGRLRTNPLTMASVTATAVSGTFRQPLLVRGTRQERIETKELPERVVGQLRSLMRDTVTDGSAKVLAGLGGEVGAKTGTAEVTEDGNNNGWLVAHDGEIAIACVVEGAESGSGSAGPVIRDMLAELAGPGPG; encoded by the coding sequence ATGACGACTCATCGGGTGAGACGGCGCCGACGTTGGCCGGCGGTGGCGGTGACGGGTGCGCTGGTGGCGGGGGCCGCCGGCTGGGCTGTGATGTACGGGCCGTTCACGAAGGGCGGCGACGCCCCCGCGGTGGCGGATCCGGAGGCCGTACGGACCGCGCAAACGTTTCTGCGGAGCTGGGCGGCCGGTGATCTGGCGGGGGCGGCGCGGCTGACGGACTCGCCCGCCAAGGCCGAGCTGACGCTGCGGAACTTCACGGCGGGCCTGGAGATCGCGAAGCCGGTCCTGACGGCGGGTGCGGCCCGCGCGGAGGGCGAGAGCGGTGCCACCGTCCCGTACACGGCGAAGATGCCGGTGGCGGGTCTGGGCACCTGGTCGTACGGGTCGGAGCTCGGCGTGTCCCGTACGGACGCGGGGTGGCGGGTGCGGTGGGAACTGCCGCTGATCCACCCGCAGTTGACGGACAAGCAGAAGTTCAAGCTGGTGGAGGAGGAGTCGGCGGAGCTGGCGGCCGTGGACCGCGACGGGAAGGCGATCTCGGCGTCCGCGCACCCGTCGCTCGCGGCGGTCCTCGGCCTGGGCGGCGGGAAGCCGCGGGGCGAGGTGCAGGTGGTGGACCGGATCACCGGCGAGGTGCGGTCGACGGCGGTGCGGTTCGGCCCGGCGGCGGGCGAGGGCGGCGGTCCGCTGCGGACGACGATCGACGCGCGGGCGCAGCGGGCGGCGGAGAAGGCGCTGGCCCGGCACACGGAGGGCCGTAACGCGGGTCTGGTGGCGCTGCGGATCGACTCGGGCGAGGTGGTGGCGGTCGCCAACGGCCCGGCCGGCGGCTTCAACCGGGCGTTCCAGGGGACGTACGCGCCGGGTTCGACGTGGAAGGTGCTGACGAGCGCGGCGCTCCTGGAGAAGGGGGCCGTGACGCCGTCGACGGTCGTGGACTGCCCGAAGTACCTGACCGTCGGGAAGCAGTTCCACAACGTGGAGACGTCCGAGATCAAGGGGGCGACGTTCCGGGAGGACTTCATCCACTCCTGCAACACGGCGTTCGTGGCGCTGCGGGGGAAGCTCGGCAACGGCGAGGTGACGGCGTTCGCGAAGGAGTTCTTCGGGATCGGCGGGCCGGAGTGGAAGACCGGGGTGGGTTCGGTGGACGCGAAGGTGCCGGTGCCGCAGGACGAGACGGAGAAGGCGGCGGCGCTGTTCGGGCAGGGCCGGCTGCGGACGAACCCGCTGACGATGGCGTCCGTGACGGCGACGGCGGTCTCGGGGACGTTCCGCCAGCCTCTCCTCGTCAGGGGCACGCGACAGGAGCGGATCGAGACGAAGGAGCTGCCGGAGCGGGTGGTGGGGCAGCTGCGCTCGCTGATGCGGGACACGGTCACGGACGGTTCGGCGAAGGTGCTGGCCGGGCTGGGGGGCGAGGTCGGCGCGAAGACGGGTACGGCCGAGGTGACGGAGGACGGGAACAACAACGGCTGGCTGGTCGCGCACGACGGCGAGATCGCGATCGCGTGCGTCGTGGAGGGGGCGGAGAGCGGCTCGGGGTCGGCGGGCCCGGTGATCCGGGACATGCTGGCGGAGCTGGCCGGCCCGGGGCCCGGGTGA
- a CDS encoding 50S ribosomal protein L25/general stress protein Ctc, with translation MSEVKLATETRTEFGKGAARRVRREGRVPGVLYGHGTDPVHVTLPGHDLLLALRTPNVLLSLELEGKNELAIPKAVQRDPLKGFIEHVDLLLVKRGEKVTVEVVIETEGELAPGTFLVEHVLNTLSVEAEATHIPESVTVSIEGLEAGASILAKDIALPKGTTLVTDADAVAVQILAAQAEEPAAEAAEGEAAEGAEA, from the coding sequence ATGTCCGAGGTGAAGCTCGCCACCGAGACCCGTACCGAGTTCGGCAAGGGTGCGGCGCGCCGCGTCCGCCGCGAGGGCAGGGTCCCCGGCGTTCTCTACGGCCACGGCACCGACCCGGTCCACGTCACCCTGCCGGGCCACGACCTGCTGCTCGCCCTGCGTACCCCGAACGTCCTGCTGTCCCTGGAGCTCGAGGGCAAGAACGAGCTCGCGATCCCGAAGGCCGTGCAGCGCGACCCGCTGAAGGGCTTCATCGAGCACGTCGACCTGCTCCTCGTGAAGCGCGGCGAGAAGGTCACCGTCGAGGTCGTCATCGAGACCGAGGGTGAGCTGGCCCCGGGCACGTTCCTGGTGGAGCACGTGCTGAACACGCTCTCCGTCGAGGCCGAGGCCACCCACATCCCCGAGTCCGTCACGGTCTCCATCGAGGGCCTGGAGGCCGGTGCCTCCATCCTCGCCAAGGACATCGCGCTGCCGAAGGGCACGACCCTGGTGACCGACGCCGACGCCGTCGCCGTCCAGATCCTGGCCGCGCAGGCCGAGGAGCCGGCCGCCGAGGCCGCCGAGGGCGAGGCCGCCGAGGGCGCCGAGGCCTGA
- a CDS encoding S8 family serine peptidase has translation MLKGTGRTGHLVRALALFSTAVVILAAPPAFAQEGPTVPRSAAENPDLWFVELQSPPTTDGTSINTTRREKAAFRAEARRRGLDYSERRAFDTLWNGLSIRLAASQLDTLTQVPGVKAVHPVDTVALPPRDDVADPQLATATAMTGADVAQNELGLSGTGVNVGVIDTGLDYDHPDLGGCFGPGCRVEGGYDFTGDDFTGSQTPPVPDEDPDDCNGHGTHVAGNIGANGQVTGVAPGVAFTAYKVFGCEGQTTADIMLQAMERALADQVDVVNMSIGAPFAWPQYPTAQGADRLVRRGIPVVASIGNRGEDGLYSSSAPGVADQAIGVASYDNTHTNLPVFTITPDGTKIGYISAEGAPPPPTSGSFPMARTGTPTSTNDACDPLPADSLTGQVALIRRGACGFHTKARNAELAGAAGAVIYNNVPGRFGASLSGEPAVTIPVVTVSDTEGVLIDGRLADGPVTMTWTADTEAFPNATGNQISDFSSYGPGPDLTLKPDLGAPGGFIRSTYPLEQGGYATLSGTSMASPHVAGAVALLLERRPNTPANAVRTIFQNTADPKPPSDDPGALDNVHRQGGGMLDIPGAVLAEATVEPSKLSLGESQAGPATRTLTIRNRSNAPKTYQLTHAAARATGPDTLNVTHHDAPATVAFTSAGNPVTDVTVPGGGTATINATITAPASLADRGLYGGYLTLTNTQAPAEVYRVPYTGFKGDYQSIPVLTPTVNGFPWLARWQGDDFYKVPPASSTFSLTGETNVPYVLAHVDHPVRRLRIEVFDAATGRPWHTAVDIQYLERNATPRNFYYFSFNGETRRGNRTYTVPDGQYVLRLTVVKALGTEPADTETWTSPPFTIDRP, from the coding sequence ATGCTCAAGGGAACCGGCCGAACCGGCCACCTGGTCCGCGCACTCGCGCTCTTCTCGACCGCCGTGGTGATACTCGCCGCACCCCCCGCGTTCGCGCAGGAAGGACCCACCGTGCCCCGCTCGGCGGCGGAGAACCCGGACCTGTGGTTCGTCGAACTCCAGAGCCCGCCGACGACGGACGGCACCAGCATCAACACCACCAGGCGCGAGAAGGCCGCCTTCCGCGCGGAGGCACGCAGGAGAGGCCTCGACTACAGCGAGCGCCGCGCCTTCGACACCCTCTGGAACGGGCTCTCCATCAGGCTCGCCGCCTCCCAGCTCGACACACTCACACAGGTGCCCGGCGTGAAGGCGGTCCACCCCGTCGACACCGTCGCGCTCCCCCCGAGGGACGACGTCGCCGACCCCCAGCTCGCCACCGCGACAGCGATGACCGGGGCGGACGTCGCACAGAACGAACTCGGACTCAGCGGCACCGGTGTGAACGTCGGCGTCATCGACACCGGCCTCGACTACGACCACCCGGACCTCGGCGGCTGCTTCGGCCCCGGCTGCCGCGTCGAAGGCGGCTACGACTTCACCGGCGACGACTTCACCGGCTCGCAGACGCCCCCGGTCCCCGACGAGGACCCGGACGACTGCAACGGGCACGGCACCCACGTGGCCGGCAACATCGGGGCGAACGGCCAGGTCACCGGCGTCGCACCCGGCGTCGCCTTCACCGCCTACAAGGTCTTCGGCTGCGAGGGGCAGACGACCGCCGACATCATGCTCCAGGCCATGGAGCGCGCCCTCGCCGACCAGGTGGACGTCGTCAACATGTCCATCGGCGCCCCCTTCGCCTGGCCCCAGTACCCCACCGCCCAGGGAGCCGACCGACTCGTCCGCAGGGGCATCCCCGTCGTCGCGTCCATCGGGAACAGAGGCGAGGACGGCCTCTACTCCAGCAGCGCCCCCGGCGTCGCAGACCAGGCCATCGGCGTCGCCTCCTACGACAACACCCACACCAACCTGCCGGTGTTCACCATCACCCCGGACGGCACCAAGATCGGATACATCAGCGCCGAAGGAGCCCCCCCACCCCCCACCAGCGGCAGCTTCCCCATGGCCCGCACCGGCACACCCACGTCCACCAACGACGCCTGCGACCCCCTGCCGGCCGACAGCCTGACCGGCCAGGTCGCCCTCATCCGGCGCGGCGCCTGCGGCTTCCACACCAAAGCCAGGAACGCCGAGCTCGCCGGAGCGGCCGGAGCCGTGATCTACAACAACGTGCCAGGGCGATTCGGCGCGAGCCTCAGCGGCGAGCCCGCCGTCACCATCCCCGTCGTCACCGTCTCCGACACCGAAGGCGTCCTCATCGACGGCCGGCTGGCCGACGGGCCCGTCACCATGACCTGGACCGCGGACACCGAAGCCTTCCCCAACGCCACCGGCAACCAGATCTCGGACTTCAGCTCCTACGGCCCCGGCCCCGACCTCACACTCAAGCCCGACCTCGGCGCCCCCGGCGGCTTCATCCGCTCCACCTACCCCCTGGAACAAGGCGGATACGCGACGCTCAGCGGCACCTCCATGGCGTCCCCGCACGTCGCCGGCGCGGTCGCGCTGCTCCTGGAAAGAAGACCCAACACGCCCGCGAACGCCGTGCGCACGATCTTCCAGAACACCGCCGACCCGAAGCCGCCGTCCGACGACCCCGGCGCCCTCGACAACGTGCACCGGCAGGGCGGCGGCATGCTCGACATCCCCGGCGCGGTCCTCGCGGAGGCGACAGTCGAGCCCAGCAAGCTCTCGCTCGGCGAGAGCCAGGCGGGACCGGCGACGCGGACCCTCACGATCAGGAACCGCAGCAACGCGCCGAAGACGTACCAGCTCACACACGCGGCAGCACGCGCCACCGGACCGGACACCCTCAACGTCACCCACCACGACGCACCGGCGACCGTCGCCTTCACCTCGGCCGGGAACCCCGTCACGGACGTGACCGTGCCCGGCGGCGGCACCGCGACGATCAACGCCACCATCACGGCACCCGCGTCGCTCGCGGACCGCGGACTCTACGGCGGCTATCTGACCCTGACCAACACCCAGGCGCCCGCCGAGGTCTACCGCGTCCCCTACACCGGCTTCAAGGGCGACTACCAGTCGATCCCGGTCCTGACCCCGACGGTCAACGGGTTCCCCTGGCTCGCACGATGGCAAGGCGACGATTTCTACAAGGTGCCGCCGGCCTCCTCGACCTTCTCCCTGACCGGCGAGACCAACGTCCCGTACGTGCTCGCCCACGTCGACCACCCCGTGCGCCGCCTGCGCATCGAGGTCTTCGACGCCGCCACCGGCCGGCCCTGGCACACGGCGGTCGACATCCAGTACCTCGAGCGCAACGCCACGCCCAGGAACTTCTACTACTTCTCCTTCAACGGCGAGACGAGGAGAGGGAACAGGACGTACACCGTGCCCGACGGGCAGTACGTACTGAGGCTCACGGTCGTCAAGGCGCTCGGCACCGAACCGGCCGACACCGAGACCTGGACGTCACCCCCGTTCACCATCGACCGCCCGTAG
- a CDS encoding LysR family transcriptional regulator: MDLLLHLRYFRTVAEEQHFGRAAERLRMAQPSLSQRIQRLERELGVRLLDRSSRGTTLTPAGRLVLAEAEHLLAAADRLSATVARVHSGRAGTLRAAVPPRLGGAAVGALLIAFRERSPGGDLDLRELSTAEQTAELAAGTLDAGIVRHPCPAPGLAFGPVLHQPLGVLLAATDPLAALPEVPTAALTGRDLVLFPRTEAPALHDETLTACARHGCTPGTVHEATGPDFTRGLVLSGGAIALEPHAPSEPGTVWRPLRGTPVTWRTSAAWPSGRDGPAVRLFAETAHETLRDHAGMLTAPSARIVHPRPASEFPL, from the coding sequence ATGGACCTGCTGCTGCATCTGCGGTACTTCCGGACCGTTGCCGAGGAACAGCACTTCGGGCGCGCCGCGGAGCGCCTGCGCATGGCCCAGCCCTCCCTCTCCCAGCGCATCCAGCGCCTCGAACGCGAACTCGGCGTCCGGCTCCTCGACCGCTCCAGCCGCGGCACCACCCTCACCCCCGCCGGCCGCCTCGTCCTCGCCGAGGCCGAACACCTCCTCGCCGCCGCCGACCGGCTCAGCGCCACCGTCGCCCGCGTCCACAGCGGCCGGGCCGGCACCCTGCGCGCCGCCGTCCCGCCCCGCCTCGGCGGCGCCGCCGTCGGCGCCCTGCTCATCGCCTTCCGGGAACGCTCCCCGGGCGGCGACCTCGACCTGCGGGAACTCTCCACCGCCGAACAGACCGCCGAACTCGCCGCCGGCACCCTCGACGCCGGCATCGTCCGCCACCCCTGCCCCGCCCCAGGACTCGCCTTCGGCCCCGTCCTGCACCAGCCCCTCGGCGTCCTCCTCGCCGCCACCGACCCCCTCGCCGCGCTCCCCGAAGTCCCCACCGCCGCCCTCACCGGCCGCGACCTCGTCCTCTTCCCGCGCACCGAGGCCCCCGCCCTGCACGACGAGACCCTCACCGCCTGCGCCCGCCACGGCTGCACCCCCGGCACCGTCCACGAGGCCACCGGCCCCGACTTCACCCGCGGACTCGTCCTCTCCGGCGGCGCCATCGCCCTCGAACCGCACGCCCCGTCCGAACCCGGCACCGTCTGGCGCCCCCTGCGCGGCACCCCCGTCACCTGGCGCACCTCCGCCGCCTGGCCCAGCGGCCGGGACGGGCCCGCCGTACGGCTCTTCGCCGAGACCGCCCACGAGACACTCCGCGACCACGCGGGCATGCTCACCGCCCCGTCGGCCCGGATCGTCCACCCCCGCCCCGCATCGGAGTTCCCCCTGTGA
- the pth gene encoding aminoacyl-tRNA hydrolase, translating to MTDDANAPWLIVGLGNPGPEYAANRHNVGFMVVDLLADRIGGKFKRAQKAQAQVVEGRMGPPGPANRRVILAKPMSYMNLSGGPVTALRDFYKVPTAHVVAIHDELDIDYGMLRLKLGGGDNGHNGLKSMTKAMGADYHRVRFGIGRPPGRMQVADFVLKDFSSTERKELDYFVDRAADSVECLVAEGLERAQSAYNS from the coding sequence ATGACGGACGACGCGAACGCCCCCTGGCTGATCGTCGGCCTCGGCAACCCCGGCCCCGAGTACGCCGCCAACCGCCACAACGTCGGCTTCATGGTCGTGGACCTGCTCGCCGACCGCATCGGCGGGAAGTTCAAGCGGGCGCAGAAGGCGCAGGCGCAGGTCGTGGAGGGCCGTATGGGCCCGCCCGGGCCCGCCAACCGCCGGGTGATCCTCGCGAAGCCGATGTCCTACATGAACCTCTCGGGCGGTCCGGTCACGGCGCTGCGCGACTTCTACAAGGTGCCGACGGCGCACGTCGTGGCGATCCACGACGAGCTGGACATCGACTACGGGATGCTGCGCCTGAAGCTCGGGGGCGGCGACAACGGCCACAACGGCCTGAAGTCGATGACGAAGGCGATGGGCGCGGACTACCACCGGGTGCGGTTCGGCATCGGCCGCCCGCCGGGCCGGATGCAGGTCGCCGACTTCGTCCTGAAGGACTTCTCCTCGACGGAGCGCAAGGAGCTCGACTACTTCGTGGACCGGGCGGCGGACTCCGTCGAGTGCCTGGTGGCGGAGGGTCTGGAGCGCGCGCAGTCGGCGTACAACTCCTGA
- a CDS encoding LPXTG cell wall anchor domain-containing protein — translation MRRSLISAGALVAAMAGSLVLAPAASAAEVPFHHEKDLPLTAAEFENEGNEECPGIPDDKDGWHFVLPGKDADFTKLTVTFDNGTPLVITDFSSFGNPEGKHAYVASAPGAELTAATAEIDGEAKFFNLSHTCPSSATPTPTPTTTETTPEESPSSSESPSESTSPSSSVSPTESASAGATPSASTSVDAEGDLAETGSSAPVGIIAAAAVALAGAGAFLVTRRRKAQQH, via the coding sequence ATGCGACGATCCCTGATTTCCGCCGGCGCGCTGGTCGCCGCCATGGCGGGCTCCCTGGTGCTGGCCCCCGCCGCTTCGGCGGCGGAGGTGCCCTTCCACCACGAGAAGGACCTCCCGCTGACGGCGGCGGAGTTCGAGAACGAGGGCAATGAGGAGTGCCCGGGCATCCCTGACGACAAGGATGGCTGGCACTTCGTCCTGCCCGGCAAGGACGCCGACTTCACCAAGCTGACGGTCACGTTCGACAACGGCACCCCGCTCGTCATCACGGACTTCAGCTCCTTCGGCAACCCCGAGGGCAAGCACGCGTACGTGGCCTCGGCCCCGGGCGCGGAGCTGACGGCCGCGACCGCCGAGATCGACGGTGAGGCCAAGTTCTTCAACCTGTCCCACACCTGCCCGTCCTCGGCGACTCCGACCCCGACGCCGACGACGACGGAGACGACGCCGGAGGAGAGCCCGTCCTCGTCGGAGTCGCCCTCGGAGAGCACGTCCCCGTCGTCCTCGGTCTCCCCGACCGAGTCCGCCTCGGCCGGCGCGACGCCGTCCGCCTCCACCTCGGTCGACGCCGAGGGTGACCTCGCCGAGACGGGCTCCAGCGCCCCCGTCGGCATCATCGCCGCGGCCGCCGTCGCCCTCGCGGGTGCCGGCGCGTTCCTGGTGACGCGCCGTCGCAAGGCCCAGCAGCACTGA